The following are from one region of the Phycisphaeraceae bacterium genome:
- the proC gene encoding pyrroline-5-carboxylate reductase — protein sequence MSTNEQRESLVVIGFGAMASAIVEGALRAGVLDTAGVFASDPEPAARAHAQRLGCAAFASAAEALLAAPSDARVMLAVKPQMLASVAEDLGGRASDRAVVSILAGSTVATITAALGARRVARVMPNTPARIGKGISAVAPGEGATDADAAFTRRLFGAVGETIDLDESQMDAFTALAGSGPAYLFYLAEGMTRAGEAMGFEPGLADRVVRAVIAGAAGLLDADRERSAQELRAGVTSKGGTTAAAISTLDAAGAMSTISAAVLAASARAAELASIPK from the coding sequence ATGAGCACCAACGAGCAGCGCGAGTCTCTGGTCGTCATCGGCTTCGGCGCGATGGCGTCTGCGATCGTCGAGGGCGCGCTGCGTGCCGGCGTCCTCGACACGGCGGGGGTTTTTGCGAGCGATCCGGAGCCCGCGGCACGCGCGCACGCGCAGCGTCTCGGCTGTGCCGCATTCGCCAGCGCCGCCGAGGCGCTCCTCGCTGCCCCGAGCGACGCGCGGGTCATGCTCGCGGTGAAGCCCCAGATGCTCGCGAGCGTCGCGGAAGACCTCGGGGGACGCGCCTCCGATCGCGCCGTGGTCTCGATCCTCGCCGGCTCGACGGTCGCGACCATCACCGCGGCGCTCGGGGCGCGAAGGGTTGCTCGCGTCATGCCCAACACACCGGCCCGGATCGGGAAGGGGATCAGCGCCGTGGCGCCGGGGGAGGGCGCGACCGACGCCGATGCGGCGTTCACGCGCCGCCTCTTCGGGGCAGTCGGTGAGACGATCGACCTCGACGAATCGCAGATGGACGCCTTCACCGCCCTCGCCGGGAGCGGGCCGGCGTACCTGTTCTATCTCGCCGAGGGCATGACGCGCGCCGGTGAAGCGATGGGTTTCGAACCGGGCCTCGCCGACCGGGTCGTGCGCGCTGTCATCGCCGGGGCTGCCGGTCTGCTCGATGCCGACAGAGAGAGGTCGGCGCAGGAGCTCCGGGCAGGCGTCACGAGCAAGGGGGGCACGACCGCCGCGGCGATCTCGACGCTCGACGCGGCGGGGGCCATGTCGACGAT
- a CDS encoding acetyl-CoA carboxylase carboxyltransferase subunit alpha, which produces MAIAHVLECEKPLHELERKVEALAALAENDQDRAALDAARVEYREALRDLYENLQPWDVVRVARHPRRPQGRDYINLICKDFCELHGDRRYGDDPAIITGLARIGAHKVMVVAHNKGKETSEKIACHFGCAHPEGYRKALLKMRLAEKFGIPIVTLVDTPGAYPGLGAEQRGQAEAIAFNLREMARLKTPIVSVVIGEGGSGGALGIAVADRVAMMQFAWYSVISPEGCAAILWKEANPTTNSAAAKSLRLTAKDNLELGVVDSIIAEPIGGAHRDAEAAAANMQAWIVEQLTTLKRVKREQLPARRLARFRQLGRVLEIDEAPEAPEAPEAPAKPEDPRG; this is translated from the coding sequence ATGGCGATCGCCCATGTCTTGGAATGCGAGAAGCCGCTCCACGAGCTGGAGCGCAAGGTCGAAGCGCTTGCCGCTCTGGCCGAGAACGATCAGGATCGTGCGGCCCTCGACGCGGCGCGGGTCGAGTATCGCGAGGCGCTGCGCGACCTGTACGAGAACCTGCAGCCATGGGACGTGGTGCGCGTGGCGCGACACCCCAGGCGCCCTCAGGGCCGCGATTACATCAACCTCATATGCAAGGATTTCTGCGAGCTGCACGGGGACCGGCGCTACGGCGACGACCCGGCGATCATCACCGGCCTGGCGCGCATCGGTGCGCACAAGGTGATGGTCGTGGCCCACAACAAGGGCAAGGAAACCAGCGAGAAGATCGCGTGTCACTTCGGCTGTGCGCACCCCGAGGGGTACCGCAAGGCGCTGCTCAAGATGCGCCTGGCGGAGAAGTTCGGCATCCCGATCGTGACGCTCGTCGATACTCCCGGCGCCTACCCGGGCCTTGGCGCGGAGCAGCGTGGTCAGGCGGAAGCAATCGCGTTCAATCTGCGCGAGATGGCGCGACTCAAGACGCCGATCGTCAGCGTCGTCATCGGCGAGGGCGGATCGGGCGGCGCGCTGGGCATCGCCGTCGCCGATCGCGTCGCGATGATGCAATTCGCGTGGTACTCCGTGATCTCTCCCGAGGGCTGTGCCGCGATTCTTTGGAAAGAAGCGAACCCAACGACAAACTCAGCGGCGGCCAAGTCGCTTCGCCTCACCGCGAAGGACAACCTCGAGCTGGGCGTAGTCGATTCGATCATCGCGGAGCCCATCGGCGGCGCCCACCGCGACGCGGAGGCGGCGGCGGCCAACATGCAGGCCTGGATCGTCGAACAGCTCACCACGCTCAAGCGCGTGAAGCGAGAGCAGCTCCCGGCGCGCCGGCTCGCGCGATTCCGGCAGTTGGGACGGGTGCTGGAAATCGATGAAGCCCCCGAAGCCCCCGAAGCCCCCGAGGCCCCCGCGAAGCCCGAAGATCCGAGGGGCTGA